A segment of the Cotesia glomerata isolate CgM1 linkage group LG2, MPM_Cglom_v2.3, whole genome shotgun sequence genome:
ttttaacCAAGCCGGATCTTTGcgtttaaagttaaaaaaaatttcacatattaattggtaaataataaaatagcgtttggtactttattattatgtattttaattgtactgaaattaacaaacattttttggatttttctaacaaataaattattattaaataatttaaatagaaaaattgcagatttaaaaatttttttcttgtctagtttatttataaaaaaaatagtccaATCTCTGCTGACTTTTTAAActgttaattagttaattattttaaccaaGCTGGATCTTTGCgcttaaagttaaaaaaaatttcgcatATTAAttggtaaataataaaatagcgTTTTGTAAAAGCGTAAAGACCTTGTACTAATAAAGTGTAACTcaataagatattaaaaatgattattgcGTGCTAGTCGTAGGAACAGGATAATTATAATCGTTCACGTAACGGTTTTTGTCCTTCAAATCAACTATTGGTGTATGAATAAAAACCTCTCACTCAATCTGTCAATGTGATTGTTATATTATatggataatttatttatttattattgttatttgcGATCAAGCATTATCAATAATGAACTTTATCTATTAAACTATTCAAAGATCATTATCGTGTTAATCATCGAtaacaattattcaattacaTAAATCGgtctttgttaatttttttatctgagCTTTACTTTATTGGTTCACAGTATAAATTTGTTTCAATTAGTATTTATATTGGAGGTGTGTAAATTATGTAACTTAATTACTAGATTCTTAACGACTGAATTGAAAAGAgttttatgtaataattagtcattgattaattatttattattaatttttcaggcATATGTGCATGGTGATGCGAGGAGTCCAGAAAATAAACAGCAAGACAGTGACTTCAACCATGCTTGGAGTTTTTCGAGATGATCCAAAAACACGGGAAGAATTTTTGAACCTTGTTCACTCAAAATAAACCACTGACATGAtatataatatgaaaaaatatgacaGATCTTGgtaatttctaaaattgattcgctgaaaatataaaatattatttttatttattaagattgAGACAATATTGTCGTAATTAAGATTTTGaaagtttaatattaaataatagcataaaaaaatttatttaattaaaaactttacgCGAATTTAATAGATGTAAGAGTTTGAGAGAAACttgaaagtttaattataaaactgCTGAAAGCGTGACATggtgacaataaaaattatcatttttttattataattattgttgttttatataaaaaaaaaagtttgctaTTTTTGGAGCTCCCTCCAAAGATAATGCTCTCAAGTTTCTCTTGTTAAACTAGTACAATTGACCGGATTTGATAATAAGTACAATGTTATACTGACAATATTATTCCATTCTTATATCAATATATTATAAacattaattcaattttatttatcgataaaataaattttttgttgtatTGAAAAACTATTTGCAAGATTCTACGGCCATGAATCTTGCGAATTTGGAACGTAACATGGTTGTAAGCAACTAATTGtgcaattgattttttttgttcagttATTTTTAGTCATTCCCGATAATTAACTGCTGATTCATtgtaattagtttaaaaaaacatattccttgcataatttatttatgacagTCGGtagttattgataaaaaaaaataattatcaattacttttttttttgtatcaattaAAGCTAAAAAACTTATATTATTAGTGTTGAGAATAAAAGTTAAACTATTGAAGTTAgtaatgtaaaaagtataaaaaaaaaaaaaaaaataaaacgggATGAGTATTAATCGATCCAGCCATTCGTAAATACTCGGCCCGTGTCTTTGGGATCAAGTTACTCGTGTTTGttttaaaagattaatttacataattatcaattaaattaagcaaattattatgaaaCAGCGTTTGCATCAACCGCCGCAACATGATATGAGTATCGATTATAAATATCaacattcattattttttcttattacacTTTTACATTTTGTTTTACTTTCTACTAGAGTATGTTTTACCTACAGAActagtataaaattttttacagtgatataaatactaaaattttgttgcttttataaaaattttgctttacaCTTAATATTacaagcatttttttaattttaaggggCACAACTAGTGTGAcagccttaaaaaaaaaaaaaaggtgattttggggaattaaaataaaaaaaaagtttggtaaatccaaaagtgcacgacttaTAATGCTCATTCgttcgataaataaaaaaaatagttaatgttctgaaagaatatttttttttaaatgttattttttttttttatttaaatattacttttgcaatttactattttttttgtttgctacttttttttttttttaaatacttttaaataccATTTCTTTTTTGATTTCAAGTTTCGCGCGGTATTCTAAACTGATCATGCGCACTGAGTGtggatttttttcattaatttttatttttcgttaataacaaataaacaaaattaaataagattacCATCTCCAATGGAGATCTTCACAAAGGGAATGCcaagctattaaaaaaaaaaactgattgaattCGTGAATTTTTACGCAAGTTATCgtgtttttaatgaaaaattgagtTGATTGACACGAATTTTCTTTTAgctattttgatatttttttctggttctattatcttaaattgatttttaccaGTAAcagaattaatctccattaaattatctatcaaaTGGTGCGCAAATTAattaggctacgtagattATCAAtcgtgtaattaattaaaaagttgcgAAATCGAggcaaaacaaatttttcgatcgtaaagcactctctgatgattcgcattatgagtcgtgcaaaaacTCCTGTatgaattgttttaaaattttaagtgtatATTAATACGTAATTTAAGAAgatacagtaaaatttttgaagaaaaaaattaaatattgtccTCCACTGCTGCAGTGATTCCGTCCGGCCTTCTCCATGAAtgaaatatacaaaaaaaaattctcgctTAACTAGAAGATATTGTTCGTACAATGACCCTcggtcgaaaaaaaatatcaaaaatggaCAAAATGGCggcgtttttttaaaaaaagttgaattttacccaaaatttTGGTCGTTTTTGGCCTgccaaaattcgatttttgatcaGATCAAAAAACTAGAGGGTCATTGTATGGAGAACTATATACAGAagacacagaaaaaaatttggtagtAATCGGATCATTTGTCTTCGAGTAATCACTgcaacaaattaaaaaaattatgtttcgAGAAAAAGgcgtttaaagataaaatgatcCTATTCCTACTTCCGAGCTACTCTTTAAATGGCTGTAACTCAAAAACTATTTGAGAtatcgattaaaaattttaatatattatttttaaaggtacCGCCTATCGAAATATGAAAAacaaaatcgatttttttagaaaatttcacTTTAGTTGTGCTccttaaattataatttactattgttataatattttcaaactttctttttaacaaataaaagttatgaaaagtCGATAGACTTAAATATTATGACACGAAACTGTTAATGCGGTTACTTGCCAATTTGTTAATCAATTCAATCGTTGTCTTGAAtgtttaagtaaataaaaatattcatgacGGCTTTAATGAAAGTggatcgttaaaaaaaaaaattatttaacagagtgaaaatgttttaatatttatgatatttttttggatattatataaagttatatttatattttattggatgactttttttatttatttctacccTCAAAatcctttaattaatttattcgacGCTGCACTGctgtaaaaacatttttacaacCCATTACACGCGTGTATTCTTGAAGTCCTGCTaaaaattgtaagaaaaattttttttatcattaaaaaattcaaaaaataaattggatgcgtcaatagttaatgataatttttaaaaatataaattaccagGTGAAATATTAAAACCAGTTGCAGAATTTTTGTGCATATGGCATCGAGCTTTTGAAGTTCTCGCACAACGCACAAACTTCTCAATATCTTTAACTGGTTCATTTTTACGATACCTTGGTGTAAAACAATTTCCTCCGTGACAAACAGTCTCAACGTTGTCGACTGGTATATAcaattttggaattttaatatctttttgtTTTACAAAGCAACATGAATTTCGTAAAGTTTGTTTACTCAGCGATGGTTGAGCATTGACGTACTTTTTTGACTGAGCTCGTGTGGGCTCTTGAATCGTCAAACTTTCGGTAACTTTTAGATTAGGTACACTTGGcttactaaaataatatatgtaaaGTCTAAATATTAGCAAGAATTAAactattcaatttaataaacagttaaaattaattaatttaatatgagACTGAAGTTAACagatattagaaattttttataattttaaagcaGTGAaactattacaaaaaaaaatggtaattatttacaagtagggTCAACCCCATTTTAAGCCATAactaagtgaaaaattaacatttaaaaatttgattctgcttgtttttacggcgcatttatgataaaaaatgttgtaaaaggaaaaattaaaaatttcgatagtTTTTTTGCCTTTAAAAGTTGGTCAAAATATTGGCTTtgatgtttttggataaaatttttattttatctttttttgatctgtatttttttttttttgaaaaatatcccatttgtaaataattaccaaaaaaatgtaatagaaaaaattcctcatatgaaaatttaaaaaaaattattagtgtaaattttttagaagcatttttattacgtaattaattttttaatagaattcaaaaaaatgacagtctgctaacttcactatcattaatttaataataaatcaagcTTACTTGCTCATTGAAGTAGCAATTCCACTACAAGGAGCACAAGGtgtgtaacaaatttttgtaatcCGTCTCTTCGGAACCTTCATCTTTTCTTCTGTAATTAAAGACATAAATCCACGAAATAATGCTTTTTTTACTGCGCTCTCATATTTAAGTTTATCTCTTCTTAATTTATCGTTCTCTCGACTAATTTCTGATATTTGTTCCTTTAACTAAAACATTAAAActataaacttaaattttttcatagtgatatttttttttttaatttttttctctagctTTAATTCTCATAacacttttgaaaattttgaaaattttttagagttcttaaaaaacttctaatttaagaaaaaaaaatgaaagacaTTGAAGTTAACtgattagaaaattttttataattttataacaatgaaattattatgaaaaaaatttaataaaaaaatttcacatgtgaaaataaaaaaaaattattaaattagttgATTATTAGATTAAtcgattattaaattaattgattgttgaaattaattgattgaaatttttttgaaaaatatacacctatagtaaaatttctataaaatcgattaaaacataaaaataaacttacttCTGCTTCGCGTTTGTCTCGTTCATCTTCCTTGCGCTCTTTGTCATAATCAACACTTTGTCTAAACAAATCAAAACTATTGAACGATTTTGGCTGagtgatattaataataacaggTTTTTCTTTGACAGGAATCTGTAAATTTGTTTGGGATGACAAGCGCTGCTCATAAATAACAGAAGTACCAGAATTACGGATAGATTGATTGGAAGTTTGGTTTCCACTATTAACCGAAGCTCGTAAAATTGACATCCTTAATGCCGATACATCCGGTAAGTTTGCGCTTTGATCTAACGCTCTAACAGCCTCAGAAGATTTTATTCCTAAATTATCTTTATCTTGATCTTCATTAGAATCAATCAGCGTCAGAGAAGACTGTTGCTCTAGAATCTGAGGCAATGGCCGAGAAATGGGAGTTTCTTCCTCTACATCAAAAATTCTATCCGAAATTTCATGCCTGTAAGTAGGTTGTGTTCGTTTTGCCTCATCGGTTCCTACTTCCATGCTAGACATGTCCAGTAAAACCGTCTGACGATCAACGGACTCAGATGAAACGTTGGAAACGATTGTTCGACTCGCAGACATGTTAGCCAAGGCAACTGGAACTTTTCGTTGGGATATTTTACTTCTTAATTTTCGAGGCTGAGTAACCGAAACTTTTTCTGGATTTACATTGTCTTTTTCACTGGCCATAGGTAATTCGATAGCTTCAACTTCATGCTCCGAATTTTTAGATCCAATTGCAAAAGCATTCGTGGCCTTAGCAACTGAAAAAACTACCGAGTGCTCGGCAGTAACGAATTCAGGCCGCAATACATTGTCGCTGGagatttttaatgaagaaGACAATGAAATTGTTGTCACGTGAGTTAATCCAGTTGTTGACACGTTTGGGCATAGAGGAGCTATAAAATACTCTGAGCCTGGTTCGAGTGAATCTGGATTTAAAGGAGCAATAGAAGCTATGTCCAGTGAATTTGAAGCTTCTTCTGAATGTTTCATCGCTTtctattgaagaaaaattattcttaattattctACTGAAGTTAATTGacaaacaattaattatttaaggtaATTTTCGTGGTTAAGGCATACcgtcagaaaattctaaattattgTATACTTATTAAGGACAAGATGATACAATCacccttaaaattttaagtcgaTTGACCACCTATAACTTGAgatgaattcaattaaaaattggatatttaatattgattgCATACGCTCTCTGCAGTTCTGTACCAGTTTCTTagttatagataaaaaaactaatagtcagaaactttcaaaaaactgacagtcttttaatgtatttgttgtgagtttaaaaaaaaatttttttaaatttttgtctaatctataatattaagagaatatgcaaaattttgtgggcAGTTTATTTCCATGATAAAATGTCTTGatctggagttgtgccttttcatggtttcatatcattttcaccaatagtcaatttatgatgataagtatttacgctgcattcgaaaatgctctatttctagatatataattaagaaatgaccctgtatctcgtgaaatattgacatttttaaagatataagctcaccctaacattacactcatcgagacctttcatttaaatacccacatcaatttttcatatatttatatatattatatatataaatatatgaaaaatatatcaaaatgcatgtgggtactcaaatgaaagctcttgatgagtgtaacatcgagatgattttatatctttaaaaatgtcaatagttaaaaaattacagtacaatttaacataattaagaaacgaccctgtatctcgtgaaatattgacatttttaaagatataagctcaccccgacattacactcatcgagacctttcatttgagtacccacatcaatttttcatatatatatatatatatatatatatatatatatatatatatatatatatatatatatgtatacatgaaaaatatatcaaaatgcatgtgggtactcaaatgaaagctcttgatgagtgtataatttcacaaaaatcattatttaacaa
Coding sequences within it:
- the LOC123260087 gene encoding uncharacterized protein LOC123260087; protein product: MKHSEEASNSLDIASIAPLNPDSLEPGSEYFIAPLCPNVSTTGLTHVTTISLSSSLKISSDNVLRPEFVTAEHSVVFSVAKATNAFAIGSKNSEHEVEAIELPMASEKDNVNPEKVSVTQPRKLRSKISQRKVPVALANMSASRTIVSNVSSESVDRQTVLLDMSSMEVGTDEAKRTQPTYRHEISDRIFDVEEETPISRPLPQILEQQSSLTLIDSNEDQDKDNLGIKSSEAVRALDQSANLPDVSALRMSILRASVNSGNQTSNQSIRNSGTSVIYEQRLSSQTNLQIPVKEKPVIINITQPKSFNSFDLFRQSVDYDKERKEDERDKREAELKEQISEISRENDKLRRDKLKYESAVKKALFRGFMSLITEEKMKVPKRRITKICYTPCAPCSGIATSMSNKPSVPNLKVTESLTIQEPTRAQSKKYVNAQPSLSKQTLRNSCCFVKQKDIKIPKLYIPVDNVETVCHGGNCFTPRYRKNEPVKDIEKFVRCARTSKARCHMHKNSATGFNISPAGLQEYTRVMGCKNVFTAVQRRIN